From the genome of Perca flavescens isolate YP-PL-M2 chromosome 12, PFLA_1.0, whole genome shotgun sequence, one region includes:
- the LOC114565236 gene encoding serine/threonine-protein kinase tousled-like 1-B isoform X1: MSVQSNSGSGGGSLEATPSWSQLSSSPTISQQHITATAKSKEGPMEELHSLDPRRQELLEARFTGAVTGNTGGSTGSTSGGAKGLANESSNHSYGSLGSSSDKESENSDLKRGSSPAYSTPEKKHSESSRGRKRKAETYSESSQGKTSTRGPKISDYFDFQGGNGSSPVRGLPSTRRSPQNSHSAPGSIVRQNSSSPTSLCFGEHNPKASSSKCVQTELTGLKLAALESNKSLDLEKKEGRIDDLLRANCDLRRQIDEQQKLLEKYKERLNKCITMSKKLLVEKSTQEKQSCREKSMQDRLRLGHFTTVRHGASYTEQWTDGYAFQNLIKQQEGINQQREEIERQRKLLAKRKPPNPASPSLSVASTSEPKQRKTKVVNGNDSDPFLKPSLPQLLTLAEYHEQEEIFKLRLGHLKKEEAEIQAELERLERVRNLHIRELKRINNEDSSAFKDHPTLNERYLLLHLLGRGGFSEVYKAFDLFEQRYAAVKIHQLNKNWREEKKENYHKHACREYRIHKQLDHPRIVKLYDYFSLDTDTFCTVLEFCEGNDLDFYLKQNKLMSEKEARSIVMQIVSALRYLNEIKPPIIHYDLKPGNILLVDGTACGEIKITDFGLSKIMDDDNYGVDGMDLTSQGAGTYWYLPPECFVVGKEPPKISNKVDVWSVGVIFFQCLYGRKPFGHNQSQQDILQENTILKATEVQFPAKPQASTEAKAFIRRCLAYRKEDRFDVHQLCSDSYLLPHMRRSNSSGSLQPSASSLSTY, translated from the exons ATGAGTGTCCAAAGTAACAGTGGAAGTGGTGGTGGAAGTTTGGAGGCGACGCCATCTTGGTCGCAGCTCTCCTCGTCCCCAACGATTTCTCAACAACATATAACGGCGACCGCAAAGAGCAAGGAAG GCCCCATGGAGGAGTTGCACAGCCTGGACCCCAGGAGACAGGAGCTGCTGGAGGCCAGGTTCACAGGAGCTGTCACTGGCAACACAGGAGGCAGCACTGGGAGCACCAGTGGAGGTGCTAAG GGTCTGGCCAATGAGTCCTCTAACCACAGCTATGGCAGTCTGGGCTCATCTAGCGACAAGGAGTCTGag aaCTCTGATTTGAAAAGAGGGAGCTCCCCTGCCTACTCA ACCCCGGAGAAGAAGCACTCTGAATCGTCCagagggaggaaaaggaaaGCTGAAACCTATTCAGAGAGTAGTCAAG GGAAGACTTCCACACGTGGGCCCAAGATCAGCGACTACTTTGAC TTCCAGGGTGGAAATGGTTCCAGTCCAGTCAGAGGCCTCCCATCTACTCGTCGCTCTCCACAGAACTCACACTCTGCCCCAGGCTCAATC GTCCGGCAGAATAGCTCCTCTCCTACAAGTCTGTGTTTTGGGGAACACAATCCTAAAGCTTCCTCCAGCAAGTGTGTCCAG ACGGAGTTAACAGGCCTGAAACTTGCTGCTCTGGAGAGCAACAAGAGTCTGGacctggaaaaaaaagaagggcgAATAGATGACCTGCTCAGG GCTAACTGTGACCTGCGGAGACAGATAGATGAACAGCAAAAACTGCTGGAGAAATACAAGGAGAGGCTAAATAAGTGCATCACTATGAGCAAGAAACTGCTTGTAGAGAAG AGCACCCAGGAGAAGCAGTCGTGTCGTGAGAAGAGCATGCAAGACCGTCTCCGTCTCGGTCACTTCACCACCGTCAGACACGGAGCGTCCTACACGGAGCAGTGGACGGACGGATACGCATTCCAGAACCTGATCAA GCAACAGGAGGGCATCAACCAGCAGAGGGAGGAGATAGAGCGACAGAGGAAGCTGCTGGCCAAGAGGAAGCCTCCAAACCCtgcatctccctccctctcggTGGCCTCCACCTCTGAACCCAAGCAGCGCAAAACTAAGGTGGTCAACGGCAACGACTCCGACCCCTTCCTCAAGCCCTCCTTGCCCCAACT ACTGACCCTTGCTGAGTACCACGAGCAGGAAGAGATCTTCAAGCTTCGCCTTGGACATCTGAAGAAG GAGGAAGCTGAGATACAGGCGGAGTTGGAGCGGTTGGAGCGGGTGAGGAACCTCCATATCAGAGAGCTGAAGAGGATAAACAACGAGGACAGCTCGGC ttttaaagacCATCCTACCCTGAATGAGAGGTACCTGCTGCTGCACTTGCTGGGCAGGGGCGGCTTCAGTGAAGTCTATAAG GCTTTTGACCTGTTTGAGCAGCGATACGCAGCTGTTAAAATCCACCAACTCAACAAGAActggagagaggagaaaaaggagaaCTACCACAA GCATGCATGCAGGGAGTACCGGATACACAAGCAGCTGGACCATCCCAGAATAGTCAAACTATATGACTATTTCTCCTTGGATACTGACAC GTTCTGTACAGTTCTGGAGTTCTGCGAAGGCAACGACCTGGACTTCTACCTGAAGCAAAACAAGCTGATGTCGGAGAAGGAGGCACGCTCCATTGTCATGCAGATTGTCAGCGCCTTGCGTTACCTCAATGAAATCAAACCCCCCATCATCCACTACGACCTCAAACCAG GTAACATCTTATTGGTGGATGGTACTGCGTGCGGAGAAATCAAAATCACAGACTTTGGCCTGTCAAAGATTATGGATGATGATAACTATGGTGTGGACGGGATGGACCTCACATCACAGGGAGCAGGCACCTACTG GTACCTTCCTCCAGAGTGTTTTGTAGTGGGGAAAGAGCCACCTAAAATCTCCAACAAGGTTGACGTCTGGTCTGTGGGAGTGATCTTCTTCCAGTGCCTCTACGGACGCAAG CCGTTTGGTCACAACCAGTCACAGCAGGATATTCTCCAGGAAAACACCATCCTCAAAGCCACAGAGGTCCAGTTCCCTGCCAAACCACAGGCTAGCACAGAGGCCAAG GCGTTTATCCGGCGCTGTCTGGCCTACCGCAAGGAGGACCGGTTCGATGTTCACCAACTGTGCTCGGACTCCTACCTCCTCCCTCACATGAGACGTTCAAACTCCTCCGGCTCCCTGCAGCCCTCCGCCTCATCTCTCTCTACCTACTGA
- the LOC114565236 gene encoding serine/threonine-protein kinase tousled-like 1-B isoform X2: protein MSVQSNSGSGGGSLEATPSWSQLSSSPTISQQHITATAKSKEGPMEELHSLDPRRQELLEARFTGAVTGNTGGSTGSTSGGAKGLANESSNHSYGSLGSSSDKESENSDLKRGSSPAYSTPEKKHSESSRGRKRKAETYSESSQGKTSTRGPKISDYFDGGNGSSPVRGLPSTRRSPQNSHSAPGSIVRQNSSSPTSLCFGEHNPKASSSKCVQTELTGLKLAALESNKSLDLEKKEGRIDDLLRANCDLRRQIDEQQKLLEKYKERLNKCITMSKKLLVEKSTQEKQSCREKSMQDRLRLGHFTTVRHGASYTEQWTDGYAFQNLIKQQEGINQQREEIERQRKLLAKRKPPNPASPSLSVASTSEPKQRKTKVVNGNDSDPFLKPSLPQLLTLAEYHEQEEIFKLRLGHLKKEEAEIQAELERLERVRNLHIRELKRINNEDSSAFKDHPTLNERYLLLHLLGRGGFSEVYKAFDLFEQRYAAVKIHQLNKNWREEKKENYHKHACREYRIHKQLDHPRIVKLYDYFSLDTDTFCTVLEFCEGNDLDFYLKQNKLMSEKEARSIVMQIVSALRYLNEIKPPIIHYDLKPGNILLVDGTACGEIKITDFGLSKIMDDDNYGVDGMDLTSQGAGTYWYLPPECFVVGKEPPKISNKVDVWSVGVIFFQCLYGRKPFGHNQSQQDILQENTILKATEVQFPAKPQASTEAKAFIRRCLAYRKEDRFDVHQLCSDSYLLPHMRRSNSSGSLQPSASSLSTY, encoded by the exons ATGAGTGTCCAAAGTAACAGTGGAAGTGGTGGTGGAAGTTTGGAGGCGACGCCATCTTGGTCGCAGCTCTCCTCGTCCCCAACGATTTCTCAACAACATATAACGGCGACCGCAAAGAGCAAGGAAG GCCCCATGGAGGAGTTGCACAGCCTGGACCCCAGGAGACAGGAGCTGCTGGAGGCCAGGTTCACAGGAGCTGTCACTGGCAACACAGGAGGCAGCACTGGGAGCACCAGTGGAGGTGCTAAG GGTCTGGCCAATGAGTCCTCTAACCACAGCTATGGCAGTCTGGGCTCATCTAGCGACAAGGAGTCTGag aaCTCTGATTTGAAAAGAGGGAGCTCCCCTGCCTACTCA ACCCCGGAGAAGAAGCACTCTGAATCGTCCagagggaggaaaaggaaaGCTGAAACCTATTCAGAGAGTAGTCAAG GGAAGACTTCCACACGTGGGCCCAAGATCAGCGACTACTTTGAC GGTGGAAATGGTTCCAGTCCAGTCAGAGGCCTCCCATCTACTCGTCGCTCTCCACAGAACTCACACTCTGCCCCAGGCTCAATC GTCCGGCAGAATAGCTCCTCTCCTACAAGTCTGTGTTTTGGGGAACACAATCCTAAAGCTTCCTCCAGCAAGTGTGTCCAG ACGGAGTTAACAGGCCTGAAACTTGCTGCTCTGGAGAGCAACAAGAGTCTGGacctggaaaaaaaagaagggcgAATAGATGACCTGCTCAGG GCTAACTGTGACCTGCGGAGACAGATAGATGAACAGCAAAAACTGCTGGAGAAATACAAGGAGAGGCTAAATAAGTGCATCACTATGAGCAAGAAACTGCTTGTAGAGAAG AGCACCCAGGAGAAGCAGTCGTGTCGTGAGAAGAGCATGCAAGACCGTCTCCGTCTCGGTCACTTCACCACCGTCAGACACGGAGCGTCCTACACGGAGCAGTGGACGGACGGATACGCATTCCAGAACCTGATCAA GCAACAGGAGGGCATCAACCAGCAGAGGGAGGAGATAGAGCGACAGAGGAAGCTGCTGGCCAAGAGGAAGCCTCCAAACCCtgcatctccctccctctcggTGGCCTCCACCTCTGAACCCAAGCAGCGCAAAACTAAGGTGGTCAACGGCAACGACTCCGACCCCTTCCTCAAGCCCTCCTTGCCCCAACT ACTGACCCTTGCTGAGTACCACGAGCAGGAAGAGATCTTCAAGCTTCGCCTTGGACATCTGAAGAAG GAGGAAGCTGAGATACAGGCGGAGTTGGAGCGGTTGGAGCGGGTGAGGAACCTCCATATCAGAGAGCTGAAGAGGATAAACAACGAGGACAGCTCGGC ttttaaagacCATCCTACCCTGAATGAGAGGTACCTGCTGCTGCACTTGCTGGGCAGGGGCGGCTTCAGTGAAGTCTATAAG GCTTTTGACCTGTTTGAGCAGCGATACGCAGCTGTTAAAATCCACCAACTCAACAAGAActggagagaggagaaaaaggagaaCTACCACAA GCATGCATGCAGGGAGTACCGGATACACAAGCAGCTGGACCATCCCAGAATAGTCAAACTATATGACTATTTCTCCTTGGATACTGACAC GTTCTGTACAGTTCTGGAGTTCTGCGAAGGCAACGACCTGGACTTCTACCTGAAGCAAAACAAGCTGATGTCGGAGAAGGAGGCACGCTCCATTGTCATGCAGATTGTCAGCGCCTTGCGTTACCTCAATGAAATCAAACCCCCCATCATCCACTACGACCTCAAACCAG GTAACATCTTATTGGTGGATGGTACTGCGTGCGGAGAAATCAAAATCACAGACTTTGGCCTGTCAAAGATTATGGATGATGATAACTATGGTGTGGACGGGATGGACCTCACATCACAGGGAGCAGGCACCTACTG GTACCTTCCTCCAGAGTGTTTTGTAGTGGGGAAAGAGCCACCTAAAATCTCCAACAAGGTTGACGTCTGGTCTGTGGGAGTGATCTTCTTCCAGTGCCTCTACGGACGCAAG CCGTTTGGTCACAACCAGTCACAGCAGGATATTCTCCAGGAAAACACCATCCTCAAAGCCACAGAGGTCCAGTTCCCTGCCAAACCACAGGCTAGCACAGAGGCCAAG GCGTTTATCCGGCGCTGTCTGGCCTACCGCAAGGAGGACCGGTTCGATGTTCACCAACTGTGCTCGGACTCCTACCTCCTCCCTCACATGAGACGTTCAAACTCCTCCGGCTCCCTGCAGCCCTCCGCCTCATCTCTCTCTACCTACTGA
- the LOC114565236 gene encoding serine/threonine-protein kinase tousled-like 1-B isoform X3 gives MSVQSNSGSGGGSLEATPSWSQLSSSPTISQQHITATAKSKEGPMEELHSLDPRRQELLEARFTGAVTGNTGGSTGSTSGGAKGLANESSNHSYGSLGSSSDKESETPEKKHSESSRGRKRKAETYSESSQGKTSTRGPKISDYFDFQGGNGSSPVRGLPSTRRSPQNSHSAPGSIVRQNSSSPTSLCFGEHNPKASSSKCVQTELTGLKLAALESNKSLDLEKKEGRIDDLLRANCDLRRQIDEQQKLLEKYKERLNKCITMSKKLLVEKSTQEKQSCREKSMQDRLRLGHFTTVRHGASYTEQWTDGYAFQNLIKQQEGINQQREEIERQRKLLAKRKPPNPASPSLSVASTSEPKQRKTKVVNGNDSDPFLKPSLPQLLTLAEYHEQEEIFKLRLGHLKKEEAEIQAELERLERVRNLHIRELKRINNEDSSAFKDHPTLNERYLLLHLLGRGGFSEVYKAFDLFEQRYAAVKIHQLNKNWREEKKENYHKHACREYRIHKQLDHPRIVKLYDYFSLDTDTFCTVLEFCEGNDLDFYLKQNKLMSEKEARSIVMQIVSALRYLNEIKPPIIHYDLKPGNILLVDGTACGEIKITDFGLSKIMDDDNYGVDGMDLTSQGAGTYWYLPPECFVVGKEPPKISNKVDVWSVGVIFFQCLYGRKPFGHNQSQQDILQENTILKATEVQFPAKPQASTEAKAFIRRCLAYRKEDRFDVHQLCSDSYLLPHMRRSNSSGSLQPSASSLSTY, from the exons ATGAGTGTCCAAAGTAACAGTGGAAGTGGTGGTGGAAGTTTGGAGGCGACGCCATCTTGGTCGCAGCTCTCCTCGTCCCCAACGATTTCTCAACAACATATAACGGCGACCGCAAAGAGCAAGGAAG GCCCCATGGAGGAGTTGCACAGCCTGGACCCCAGGAGACAGGAGCTGCTGGAGGCCAGGTTCACAGGAGCTGTCACTGGCAACACAGGAGGCAGCACTGGGAGCACCAGTGGAGGTGCTAAG GGTCTGGCCAATGAGTCCTCTAACCACAGCTATGGCAGTCTGGGCTCATCTAGCGACAAGGAGTCTGag ACCCCGGAGAAGAAGCACTCTGAATCGTCCagagggaggaaaaggaaaGCTGAAACCTATTCAGAGAGTAGTCAAG GGAAGACTTCCACACGTGGGCCCAAGATCAGCGACTACTTTGAC TTCCAGGGTGGAAATGGTTCCAGTCCAGTCAGAGGCCTCCCATCTACTCGTCGCTCTCCACAGAACTCACACTCTGCCCCAGGCTCAATC GTCCGGCAGAATAGCTCCTCTCCTACAAGTCTGTGTTTTGGGGAACACAATCCTAAAGCTTCCTCCAGCAAGTGTGTCCAG ACGGAGTTAACAGGCCTGAAACTTGCTGCTCTGGAGAGCAACAAGAGTCTGGacctggaaaaaaaagaagggcgAATAGATGACCTGCTCAGG GCTAACTGTGACCTGCGGAGACAGATAGATGAACAGCAAAAACTGCTGGAGAAATACAAGGAGAGGCTAAATAAGTGCATCACTATGAGCAAGAAACTGCTTGTAGAGAAG AGCACCCAGGAGAAGCAGTCGTGTCGTGAGAAGAGCATGCAAGACCGTCTCCGTCTCGGTCACTTCACCACCGTCAGACACGGAGCGTCCTACACGGAGCAGTGGACGGACGGATACGCATTCCAGAACCTGATCAA GCAACAGGAGGGCATCAACCAGCAGAGGGAGGAGATAGAGCGACAGAGGAAGCTGCTGGCCAAGAGGAAGCCTCCAAACCCtgcatctccctccctctcggTGGCCTCCACCTCTGAACCCAAGCAGCGCAAAACTAAGGTGGTCAACGGCAACGACTCCGACCCCTTCCTCAAGCCCTCCTTGCCCCAACT ACTGACCCTTGCTGAGTACCACGAGCAGGAAGAGATCTTCAAGCTTCGCCTTGGACATCTGAAGAAG GAGGAAGCTGAGATACAGGCGGAGTTGGAGCGGTTGGAGCGGGTGAGGAACCTCCATATCAGAGAGCTGAAGAGGATAAACAACGAGGACAGCTCGGC ttttaaagacCATCCTACCCTGAATGAGAGGTACCTGCTGCTGCACTTGCTGGGCAGGGGCGGCTTCAGTGAAGTCTATAAG GCTTTTGACCTGTTTGAGCAGCGATACGCAGCTGTTAAAATCCACCAACTCAACAAGAActggagagaggagaaaaaggagaaCTACCACAA GCATGCATGCAGGGAGTACCGGATACACAAGCAGCTGGACCATCCCAGAATAGTCAAACTATATGACTATTTCTCCTTGGATACTGACAC GTTCTGTACAGTTCTGGAGTTCTGCGAAGGCAACGACCTGGACTTCTACCTGAAGCAAAACAAGCTGATGTCGGAGAAGGAGGCACGCTCCATTGTCATGCAGATTGTCAGCGCCTTGCGTTACCTCAATGAAATCAAACCCCCCATCATCCACTACGACCTCAAACCAG GTAACATCTTATTGGTGGATGGTACTGCGTGCGGAGAAATCAAAATCACAGACTTTGGCCTGTCAAAGATTATGGATGATGATAACTATGGTGTGGACGGGATGGACCTCACATCACAGGGAGCAGGCACCTACTG GTACCTTCCTCCAGAGTGTTTTGTAGTGGGGAAAGAGCCACCTAAAATCTCCAACAAGGTTGACGTCTGGTCTGTGGGAGTGATCTTCTTCCAGTGCCTCTACGGACGCAAG CCGTTTGGTCACAACCAGTCACAGCAGGATATTCTCCAGGAAAACACCATCCTCAAAGCCACAGAGGTCCAGTTCCCTGCCAAACCACAGGCTAGCACAGAGGCCAAG GCGTTTATCCGGCGCTGTCTGGCCTACCGCAAGGAGGACCGGTTCGATGTTCACCAACTGTGCTCGGACTCCTACCTCCTCCCTCACATGAGACGTTCAAACTCCTCCGGCTCCCTGCAGCCCTCCGCCTCATCTCTCTCTACCTACTGA